DNA from Salinibacterium sp. dk2585:
CACGCCGCCGCGGCCCGACGCCCCTGGCCGGTCGAGAGCATCCCGACCTCCTGTGCAGTGAACCATCCTGCGGCCGCATACTCCTGCAGGTGCATCCTCGTGAGGCCCCGCTCCTGCCTCCGCAGGAAGTAGACGATCACGAAACCGATAACGAACAGCGGCACCTGCACCGTGAAGTAGTAGGCGTAGAAGTCGGTGACGAAGAGCGCCGAACCGTTCCAGAAGGCGTGCAGGAGAATCGCCGGCACAAGCCCCAGCGCCGCCCAGCCGACCATGCCGAACGGCGTGGCCCTGCGCGAGGCGAAGCCCATGATCACGCCCGTGCACGCCGTGAACATGACGTGCGCAAAGGGCGACATGAGCCCGCGCATGACAAAGATCTCTCCCACTTCGCCGAAGCTCTGTGCCTCACCGATCGCGAGGCCGAAGTACTGGACGTTCTCGGTGAAGGCGAAACCCACCGCGATCATCGCACCGTAGACGATGCCGTCGACGGGGCCGTCGAACTGGCGACGGACGACCCAGAAGAGGATGAGCAGGCCGAGCGCCTTGCCCACCTCTTCGACGATGGGCGCCTGCACAACGAGGCCCAGGAAGAGCGACCAGAACCCGTCGCCGATGCCCACGACCGCCGCCACGAGTTGCACGCCGAGGTCGAAGAGGAGGGCGATTGCGACCGAGGCTGCGGCACCCCAAAGGAAGGCGAAGGTGAGTGCTCCGCGCGGCTCGGGCTCCCAGCGGTCGATCCACGAGATGCCCATCAGCACGATCGCGAGGGGGATGAGCGCCAGGATGCCCGCTACGACGAACGCGGTCGCCCCCAGGAACGCAAGCAGGTAGACCGTGACCATCAGCGCGATGAGCGAGAGCACCGCGTAGCCGACGATCGCCCAGACAAGCACGGTGTTGTCGCCGCGCGGACGGCCAGCGAGCACGGGCCGCGTCGAGTGCAGCACCGGCTCAGGATTGGCGGCAGGGTGCTCGCTCGCCTGCGAGCCGAAGGTCACAGCTGTTGCTCGCGCAGGATGCTGAGGGCGCGATTCACGCGATCGCTGAGCCCTGCGACGCCGCGGTTTGCGCGACGCTCGAGCACCTCAATGGCCTGGACGAGTTGCTCGCGCTGTCGCCCGTTCACGACGCCCCAGGCAGCGCGGGCCCTGAGCGAGAGACGCGCGCCGCGTGCCGCGAGCACAGCGCTCACGGCGGGTGGAATGAGTGCGGCGAGGCCCAGGAGGGGCCATGCCGTGACGGAGCTGCCGTCGGCCCGAAGGTCCTGCCCGATCGCGACCCACACGGCGGCGAGCGACAGCACGCCGAAGACGATGGGGATGAGCCTCAGCCACCTGGCGATGTCCTCGTGACGCACCGACTCGCGCGCGTCG
Protein-coding regions in this window:
- a CDS encoding PrsW family intramembrane metalloprotease encodes the protein MTFGSQASEHPAANPEPVLHSTRPVLAGRPRGDNTVLVWAIVGYAVLSLIALMVTVYLLAFLGATAFVVAGILALIPLAIVLMGISWIDRWEPEPRGALTFAFLWGAAASVAIALLFDLGVQLVAAVVGIGDGFWSLFLGLVVQAPIVEEVGKALGLLILFWVVRRQFDGPVDGIVYGAMIAVGFAFTENVQYFGLAIGEAQSFGEVGEIFVMRGLMSPFAHVMFTACTGVIMGFASRRATPFGMVGWAALGLVPAILLHAFWNGSALFVTDFYAYYFTVQVPLFVIGFVIVYFLRRQERGLTRMHLQEYAAAGWFTAQEVGMLSTGQGRRAAAAWARSHGIGDAFEQFARSATRLAFARHRIVLGRDRAAAHYDESVMLDRIVDARRRMEGSASV